A stretch of the Vigna radiata var. radiata cultivar VC1973A chromosome 7, Vradiata_ver6, whole genome shotgun sequence genome encodes the following:
- the LOC106766200 gene encoding uncharacterized protein LOC106766200 — MITISRSSEQPQFMPIQRSVNSEEIFQKVVKSSVFYVDQREEREACEMITKSRKVLEERRVEKESVEKNSEQEEDGEREKNMMNKKNEGDNREEGVEKLREKEYVKSLPYPKTYSRREKEKQFERFMEIFRKLEITIPFSEALQQMPSYAKFLKELLLKKRKKIRGLELKPTRMTLQLADRSLKYPYGVAEDMEENGDAPLILGKPFMKTTKILIDVLNGKLKVKE; from the exons ATGATAACAATTTCAAGAAGTTCAGAGCAGCCTCAATTCATGCCAATACAAAGGAGTGTAAATTCTGAAGAGATTTTTCAGAAAGTCGTGAAGAGTAGTGTGTTCTATGTTGATCAAAGGGAGGAAAGGGAGGCATGTGAAATGATTACCAAAAGTAGGAAAGTATTAGAGGAGAGAAGagtagaaaaagagagtgttgaaAAAAATAGTGAGCAAGAAGAAGATggggagagagaaaaaaatatgatgaataaaaaaaatgagggtGATAATAGAGAAGAGGGAGttgaaaaattgagagaaaaggaGTATGTTAAATCGTTGCCTTATCCAAAGACATACTcaagaagagagaaggaaaaacagTTTGAGCGCTTCATGGAGATTTTTAGGaagttggaaataaccataccattttctgaggcacttcagcaaatgccCTCATATGCCAAATTTCTAAAGGAACTTCTCTTGAAAAAGAGGAA AAAGATTAGAGGATTAGAATTGaagccaacaaggatgactcttcaattagcAGATAGATCTCTGAAATACCCATATGGAGTggctgaagat ATGGAGGAgaatggagatgcacctttgattcttggtAAACCTTTCATGAAGACAACCAAGATTTTAATTGATGTATTGAATGGTAAGCTGAAGGTCAAAGAATAG